The Brassica napus cultivar Da-Ae chromosome C1, Da-Ae, whole genome shotgun sequence DNA segment ATTTCACTGCAACAATGTTCCATCATCACCTCTCAACTCAAATGATcactcctttttcttttttttcttttttttttgtttgaactttCTATGTGTGATTTAACTGTTCCCTAATCACTCTCCCTTTTGCTAATCATTAAACTGGAATTTGTTCtattttttgggtcaaaaaacTACGACGAGTGCTCACAATGGTGGGTAGGGTCACTAAACTATTAAAAGAGGGTTTGTTTTATAGCCACAGAAATGTAAGAAGCTAATCTAAAAGAGATCATTAAGGTTGAAACAAGGTATGTCCTTGTTTCATCTACAGGAAAGAACCATGTGAACTCATAATAAAAAGTTTCCCACTGGTGGGCATTGTTCTTGATGTACCATCTTACTTTGTGTGCCTCTACTTTTGCAGCATACATAAAACTAAAGAAAACAACACATACCAATCCCTCAATTGACTACACTCTCATAAATGATCTACTCTTACCCAAAACTCATAACCGATCGGTTTTTGTATTTTGGTTTATCAGGTTAACAACGAGAACCAATCGAAGAAGCAATATGGTGGATACAAAAGATATAAACGAGAGATTGTTGTTACCGCCAGAAAGTTATAATAATTGAACTTTTAGATTTAGGAACTATAACACCTCCTTGGCCATCTAAGCTTGACCCTGTTTTCTCAGTCTAATCCAACTGAGTTTCCTGCAGGAATTGCTGTAGTAAAAGCTGACACCTAACAAATTCTGTCAGCGATGATTTAGCAAGTTTATAATGCCAAATCAATCaatcacattaaaaataatactgATCTAAATTTCTTTAAGAAAATGTCGACGAAGAATATTGAGAAGACAGTCTTGGAGTTACTAATCATGCACCACCTTTCATTCAAGCTTCAATTATgcggatttaaaaaaaaaaaaatagtgtagaAGACAGTCTCTTACATATTGGCGAAGTGGGTCCAAGTTCACACGCATCTCCTGCAACCTTAAACAGTCTAAGTAAACTTACTATTATTACCTGTTGAAACTGGTACCTATAAGCCTATACGCCTGTCAGAACCGCACCTTTAACCAACCTTAAACAAAAGATGAGATTTTCAAACCAAAGACGGTCAAAAGAGGCAGAGATTCGAGTGAAAACCTGTAGCCGAACTTGCAAAAGTATATCCAACAACGGGAAGCTATTGCGAATGTAGAAGGCCATCAAGATCGAGCCAAAATGAAGTTTAGCAACGGTATTATTTTTCTGACGATAAAGAAAAGACTCTGTCACATGGTACAAGAACATATTGGCTGGCTACAATaagaaagagagcaaagaaaaatagaaacctACTCATAGGTATGAAATATTCCAAAACGCAGAGGAATAAACCACAGATAAAACATCAAATCAATCAGCCATGGTCTCACTCCCAATATACCACATGCCactgcttttctttttttttttttctcgatttATCTTCTGAAGTTACATAGATAGAAAGGAGATGGTAAAAGGTGTACAAGTAAAGTAAGGAGGTTGTACTCATCCGCAAGTTCACTGTTCCAAACAATTTATATGTCTCACAGTTTGCTCCACGAGTGTAGAAGACAATCTCTTACATATTGCAGAAACGTGTAAGTTCACACGCATCTCCTGCAACCTTAAACATTCTAACTGACTACTGAACCTTTGATGTACTATCAGAACAAACTAAAGGCGCTCTAAGAGGCGAGAGATTGATTCGGGTGAAAACTTGCAACCTAACTTGCAATAGTATATCCAACAACGGGGAGTTATTGAGACTCTAGAAGCCATCGAGATCAAGCCAATAAACAAAACCATGTTGGCTACTACACTAAGAAAGAGAgcacagaaaaaaagaaacctACTCATAGCCTATGGTCTATTAGCAAGCATAACACGTTCACAGCAAACGCAAAAAACATCTAATCAATCAGTCACGGTCTCATTCCCAACATTCCACATGCCCACTGCTTTTTCTCCCTCGATTTATCATTAGAATCTACATAGATAGAAAATAACATGGTAAACGCTGTAACAAGTAAACTAAGGAGATTATACTCATCCGCTAGTTCACTGACTCACATATAATCTCAGGTCCATATTGAAGTAATAGTAGCATCAATGTGAAAGGTTTAGCCTTTCGATTCAACGTAACACAATGAACAAGCATTTTTCATGAGGTAACAGATCAAAAGACACAAACTTTGAATTcaagaaacataaaattaacCATTGTTTTATCAATGTAAtcgaaaaatattaaatttgatgTCACAAACATTACATCAATAACAATAACATAGTTCTTACCACCACCCAAAGATCTGATCGAATCTCAGAAACCGAAGAGCGAAGAGAGCTTCAAGAACACCCAAGCAAGCACCAGCAGCTACGTCGAGCACGTAATGTCTCCCTAACAGAATCCTCGACACAGCGGTCACCGTAGCCCAGATCCACACACCCACCACAACCTCTCCTTTCACAGCTCCGTCTCCACGATCCCTCACCCATCCGTCTAAGAAAGAGTAGCTCGGAGAAACCATGGGAGACGAATAAGTGAAGAAGTGAACCGACGCGGCGACGAAGAAGACGCGAGACGCGTGCCCCGAGGGAAACGAGTAGTGATCGGCTGATACCGCTGCTGACATCGAGGGGTGATTGTAAGCGGGACGAGCGCGGCGGAAGATCATCTTGACGATTCCGACGAAGATTAGATCGAGGAGGAGGCCGAGGAGGAAGGGGATGAGGAAAGGGCGCAATGGAGGGGAGAGGAGGAGGGACAGGGAGACCGGGAAGGAGAATCGGAAATCGGCGGAGATTTCCAGGAGAAGGAGGATGAACGGCGGGAGAAATGGCTTCGCCGCCGTGTGAATCGCGCTAGAGACGGCGGCGTCAACCGCTAAGATGGAGCCGACGAAATTCGCCGCCGTTGACGGAGACATGACTCTCGTTAGAAATTTAATCTGCGAGATGAAACGGTGGCGTTTACAGATAATATTTACATTGGGCCTTTCTTCATCTACTCCATTCTAGAAATCTATAATCACGGCCAGATATATAATTCAttacaaaatctttttcttCGGCTtcatttcgatttttttttcatacactTGTTGAAGTGTACAATatgatattcttcttctttttgtaaacatattaaatttctatttaaaaGGTTTATGGACGACGTTAATGATTTTGATAATACACCTAAGTCTATTCATTCTTGATCGAAAGGAATTTCTATGGCgccaataaataaaatagtgttattaatgtttttttttgtcacaaaatataTGAGAAAATAGTGTTATTAATGTTAGAAAACACATGTATCATAACAAATCATCCAATTCTGAACATGAGACAATAGTGTTTCTACCGAACAGATCAGCTATAGACTAAGTTTACTGTTTTTCTTTGTACTATTTTCAACACTTCGTTTCATTATTATACTACTTTATAGAATAGAATAATCAACATTATGTTTTGTATGAATTTACTATTTACAAGAATTCATTATTTAGAAGCATGAACATGTTTCATAAatcagtttataaaaaaaagtttacaatATTTCgcattttagttttatttatatcattAAAAGTAACTTGTTATATGTCTAGCTTCCAACGATATGTACTAAATTTGCAAACAAAATTTTAGAACAATACATCAATGATAAAATCTTTGAATATGGAGATGGTGGGAGTGTTGGGATTGTGAAATTCCGTGTCTAATTCTATATTGTCctattagtacgatattgtccattTTAGGCCTAATTGGCAAACCCGCATGGTTTTACTTTAGGTTTCCTTCCCAGAAGgtctcgtactattagagttggacagctctttatatattttactctctttgtctaattctccagtgtgggacttagtttgttatatcacattctccccttcaaactaaggatcacattcatcTCGTGTCCCACAACTGACTTCCATGATCTTTTTGACTTGATCTCTGCTACACACACCTCCCAATCCTAACTCGATGGGTCTCGTTCCTActcgaagggtattttggtcttcttgcagatttctcgtcaaccgctctgataccaattgttgggattgtgaaactccgtgtccaactctatattgtcctattagtacgatattgtccactttggaccTAATTGGCAAGCCCGCatggttttacttttggtttacttcccaaaaggcctcgtactattagagttggacagctctttatatattagactctctttgtctaattctccaatgtgggacttagtttgtAATATCACAGGGAGAGGAATACTGGAACATCCCGGGCCCGGCCCAAAAGGAGACTCAAGTGCTGGAggcccaagaagaagaaaccctaGACATAACTCCTTCCACTTCTTATAAAAGGAGAAGTTCCCCTAGGGTTTAGCCACAAGAGAGACAACAAGCGAAGCCCTGCCCGAGCAGAACCCCGCCGCCGCCTCTAGCCGCCGCCGTTCCGCCTCCGACGAAGCCAGCCGCCAGCCACCCACGAAGCCCTAGCCGCCGCAACCGAGCCCTTAGCCGCCGCCTCCTTGATTCGGTTTCGTGCAAGCAACTGAGATCTTAACCATAAGGTAAGACTGTGATCTCTAGCTATAAGTCATTGGGAATGACATATCCTAAACCCATCTCTCTCTTGTGTGAATCCTACTCTTAAACCAGATCTCGAGAAGTGACTGATTCCCCAATTTAGATCCAGATCTACTACTGCAAAAAGCTAAGGTGAGGACTTGGTTGTGAACTTGCCTCATGTTGAGTAACCAATGGGACTTAGTCCTTTGTTAATCAGATCTAGGACTTGTGTGTATGTGTGATGTGATATGTGATTGACCTTCTTGTTTAAATGATAGTATGTGTGAAGTGATGAAGTCGTAGGCATGTTAGGGTGGTCAAGAAAGTGATGATAAGATGTTGAGACGTGATGTGAATGATAAGTGAATGATGTTAAGGATAAGTATGAGTTAAGGGATCATATAGAGTCTAGAGGGAGTACGTGGGGTAGTAGTTCTACGCTAGGCATCCATAGGACCTGTGGtggaatccacaagaatatggaggCACCCATAGGAGCTGTGGtggaatccacaagaatatggaggCACCCATAGGAGTAGAAGTCTAGCGAGAGCTACCCACggagaaagagaagatgagccaaccgcgagaggcgggatataaaaacgtgcattGTAGAGTCTTTAGCTCATGGTCGGGCATTTGGGTTTTTGTACAATAGATCTTATTAGCTCATGACTTGTGATTGTTTGCTCTTCCTGAGTTGAGATCGTGGGTTCCTGGAACCTGTCCTCACTGAGTATTCCGTACTCACCCCTCTTCTTACATGTATGGCCGAGGGTGAGCGGGAGTAGATGTTCGTATGGTGCAAGTGTTTTCTCGAGGCTTTCTTTTATGactcttttcttttaaatattttccttAAGTTTTCATTTGACATTCAGTCTTTAGTTGAGTTCGGATTTATGTAAGActatttgagttttaataagagttTTGGATTTAAAGAATTGGGTTATGGTATTTGATGAGGATCATCGGGCCAGGGCcgttacaattggtatcagagcggattAAACCCACCTGGTGCTGTCCCGGGCGGGTAGGGAAAAGGTCGGGTAGAAGTAGGTAAAAACCGGGTTTCAAAGGAATTTCTTCCAAGCGTTTTCCTAAGTGTTCCACagggttttcaaaaaaaaaaaaaaaaaaaaaatgcgcACCACTCGGACGGAACTCCTAGCTTACTCGGTGGACAATAGAATTTGAGTTGAACCGTGGCTAATACCCCTCGCTTGTCAACAGGATGCCTCCCAAGAACGTCAGAGTTGCAAGGCCAGTTGCGGCCATCCAGAGAGCGACACGACGGGTCACTAGGTCTGCGTCTCAGGCCTCCAGCGAGGCAGAAAGCCGCAGAGAGGCCGCACCCGAGAATGGGAACCCAGTGGAAATGCCGAACGCGGTGAACGCAACGCTCCTGGCGGAACTTTAAAGGTACCGTGACGCCTATGGGGTTCAATTGCCCAATGGTGAAGCCGCATCAGGGGCGGGGGACAACCCCATACCACCTGGGGTGGGTCAGAATCCGCCACCACCGCCACCACCCCCGGCAGCGCCTGCAGTGGTGCACGCCCCAGGCCCCAACTATTGGGACATGCTGAGACATATGAAGAGTATGCAGACGGAGTTTTTCAATGGAAAGGCCGATGCAATTGTCGCGGATAACTGGAGATGTCAACTTGAGAGGAACTTCGCTTCTGTAAGGTGCCCACCGAAGTTCCGTAGGGATCTGGCTGCCCACTATCTTAAGGACGACGCGCTAGTGTGGTGGGACGAAGTGGTCGAAAGGGCACACGGGATACGACTGACCTGGGATGACTTCCTGGAAGCATTCAATGGGAAGTATTTTCCTTTGGAAGCTATGGACGCAAAGGAAAGCAAGTTTCAGGACATCCGTCAGGGGACAAGGAACGTGAGAGACTACGGAGACGAGTTCAACCGACTTCGGAGATTTGCGGGCCACTACATGAGTGATCATGACTTAATCCGCTGGTTCCTCAAAGGAATGAGGGTAGAACTGAGGAACAGCTGCAACGTGCGGGACTACCGTGATGTCCATGAACTGATCGAGAAAGCCGCAGAACAAGAATCGGGGCTTGAGGAGGAGCGGAGGCAGAACTAGACCTCCCAGAACCGGGGTGCCAAACGGCCCCGGGATGCACTGCCCACAGCCGAGCCTGCCCCGGCAAGGCCCCCATGCGAAAGGTGTGAACGGTACCATGTAGGGGCGTGCAGGGCGGGAGCATGGTACAACTGCGGCGAACGTGGCCATATGGCGAGGGAATGCCCGAAGGAGAAACGAGGCCATCGCAGACGCTGTTACTGCTGCGGTCAGGAGGGACATCTATCGTGGGATTGCCCAACACTACAAGGAGAGAATGCGGGAGGGGCACAACCCCAACAGCAGAGAGGACAAGCCGCAAGGCCAAGAGCGTACGCCGTCGAGGGTCGCGAAGGAGCCGAACCAATCGCGGGTATGTCCTTGATTTGACGCTACGATTATGTTTTATGAAAAGAACTGTTAGTAGTCGCATAGCTTAGCATTAGTGTTGTGTAGGGTCTGTCGCGGTCGGGGGAGTGATGGCATTCACTCTCTTCGACACTGGGGCCACTCACAGTTTTGTAAGCCCTAAACTTACACGTGAGTGGAACTTTAAGGGGAGCTTCAACACCATGGTGACGGGAGTCGAGACTGCAGGGACAGAGAAAATGGCCACGAGGGGAAGATATGAGGATGTACCAGTGATCCTCGCAGGAGTGAACTTACCCGGAGACTTGCTGGAACTAGAACTGGGGCGTTACGAGGTGATATTGGGAATGAATTGGCTAGCACAGCACGGAGCTTTAGTCGAGTGTGCTAAGGCATGCGTTAGGATTCCGCTTGATGGGAGGCAAATCGTGTACAGAGGAATGAGAACTAGAACCGGGATATCCGTGGTATCGATGGCCCATGCCGAAGAAGCAATCCGGAAAGGAGGAGAAGCCTTCCTAGCTACTATAGAAATGGTGGGGGAGACCGAAGCGCCATATCTGAGAAGTATTCCTGTAGCGGCAGAGTATGCAGATGTGTTCGAACCACTACGCGGGCCCCCACCTCATCGGAATAATGCCTTCACGATTGAGCTAGAACCCGGAACCGCCCCGGTCTCCAGGGCCCCTTACCGATTAACATCGGTAGAGATGGCCGAACTTAAGAAACAACTGGAAGAACTAGTGGACAAAGGATTTATACGCCCGAGTAGCTCGCCCTGGGGGGCGCCCGTGCTCTTTGTCAAGAAAAGGATGGGAGCCTTCGACTGTGCATCGACTACCGGGGATTAAATAAGGTGACCGTTAAAAATAAGTACCCCCTACCCCGTATAGACGAACTCATGGATCAGCTGGAGGGGGCCACATGGTTTTCAAAGATCGACCTTGCTTCGGGTTATCACCAAATTCATATTCACGAAGGGGATATTAGGAAGACGACTTTCCGTACGGACACTACGAATTCGTAGTAATGCCCTTTGGGCTGACAAATGCGCCGACAGCTTTCATGGGACTAATGaatgagattttcagagattATCTGGATCAATGCGTGATTGTCTTCATCCACGATATCTTAATTTATTCCAAGAGCCGGGAGGACCACAGACGCCATTTGAGTATAGTGCTGGACAAGTTAAGGGAGCATAGGTTATATGCTAAGCTtagcaagtgtagtttctggcaaCGTAAGATCGGGTTCCTAGGGCATGTGATTTTCGAGGCAGGGATAGTGGTGGATCCCGGGAAGATCACCGCAATCACAAAATGGCCAACACCAAGTAACACTaccaaagtttgaagtttcctCGGATTGGCAGGATACTACCGTAAGTTCGTTTTATGGTTCGCCACAACAGCCAGACCACTCACCCGCCTTACGGGTAAGGAGGTTAGGTTCGAATGGACAAAGGCTTGCCAGGAGGGATTCAAACAACTAAAAGAGATGCTAACTAGAGCCCCAGTACTAGTTCTACCTAAACCAGGGGTGCCATTTGTGGTCTACACCGACGCCTCCGGGGTTGGAGTGGGATGCGTACTAATGCAGAAGGGAAGGGTGATCGCCTACGCGTCTAGACAGCTGCGGAAACACGAGACTAACTACCCAACACATGACCTAGAGTTAGCAGCGGTGGTATTCGCCCTTAAAATCTGGAGATCGTACCTATACGAAGAAAAGGTGCAAATTTTCACGGATCACCAGAGTTTGAAATACGTGTTCACCCAAGGAGACTTGAATCTGCGGCAACGCAGGTGGATGGAGCTGCTAGCGGATTACGACCTGGTCATCGATTACCACCCCGGGAAGGCAAATCTGGTGGCAGATGCCTTAAGCCGAAGGAAATCGGATATTTCCGGGGCAAAGGAAACTCAGGAACTCGCCACGGACCTAACAAAACTACGTCTCTGTGCGACAACAGTAAACGAGGAGGGCGCCGGGTTAGAGGTCGTGGAACAAGCTGACCTACTGAGTCGAATCAGTAAGGCCCAGGAGACGGCTCCACTCTCCAAGGGATGGTCGATAAGGAGGTGAACGGGTACCGTAAGGCTGGGAATGGTACTATCATGTTTAAAGACCGAGTGTGCGTACCACATGAAGGGAACTTAAGGGACGAGTTACTGGCACATGCTCATCAATCACGATTCGCAATTCACCCGTGACGGACAAAAATGTCCCAGGACCTGAAACAGTACTATCACTAGGAAGGAATGAAGAGAGGTGTTACCATGTGGATAGCCCGGTGTCAGACCTGTCAACTGGTTAAGGCGGAGCGCGGAGTCCCGGGAAGACTGCTGCAAGAGCTACCTTTACCACAATGGAAATGGGATATGGTGACAATGGATTTTGTCACGGGTCTACTACGGACCACGAGGAACAAGGACGCCATATGGGTGATAGTAGACCGCCTGACAAAGACGGCTCACTTCCTACCTATACGAACTACTGATAAGACCGAAGACTTAGCTCAAGAATACCTGAGCACCATAGTTAAGTTGCATGGAGTACTTGTAAGCATAGTATCTGACCGGACCCGAAGTTTACTTCAACTTTTTGGCAGGCTTTTCTAAGGGCATTGGGAACAAAGGTTCGCCTTAGCACCGCCTACCACCCCCAGACGGATGGACAATCCGAGAGGACCATCCAGACACTCGAGGATATGTTGAGGTCGAGTGTCTTGGAATGGGGAGGCAAATGGAGCAAGTATCTACCATTGGCGGAGTTCTCTTATAACAACAGCTACCATGTGAGTATTGAAATGTCCCTGTACGAAGCGTTATACGGGCGACCCTGTAGGACCCCCTTATGTTGGACCGAAGTGGGGGAGGAACGAGATATGACTCCTGAGCTAGTTGGAGAAACGATCAAGCAATTAGAACTCCTCAAGGACAGATTGAAAATAGCACACAACCGCCAAAAGAGTTACGCCAACAAACACCGGAAGAAGCTAGAGTTTGCAGTAGGGGACGAAGTGTACTTGAAGATGAGGACCTTCCGAGGGAGTGACCCAAACCGGAAGTTGAAAAAGTTGAGACTCAGGTACATGGGCCCATATGTGATAAAGGAGAAGATCGGCTCAGTCGCGTACCGGCTGGTACTACCGCCGGAATTATCGGATTTCCATGACGTGTTCCACATCTCCGTGCTACGGAAGGTTATACGAGAGCCCGAGCTGATCCTGCCGCATCCGCCTACAGATGCAACATAACTTGACATTGGTTAGCAAGCCAGTAAAGGAAAAGATGGTGCTCGTACGCTGGGAGAGGGATGGGATCCACGAGGATGTGTGGTAACATGAGTCGCACCTGAAGGCTAACTACCCCGGGATATTTGGAAACACGGAACAGAATCGGGATGGGGTTTAGAATTCAGGGACGAATCCTTTTTctagtgggggagaattgtaacatcccaGGCCCGGCCCAAAAGGAGACTCAGGTGCTGGAggcccaagaagaagaaaccctaGACATAACCCCTCCCACTTCTTATAAAAGGAGAAGTTCCCCTAGGGTTCAGCCACAAGAGAGACAGCAAGCGAAGCCCTGCCCGAGAAGAACCCCGCCGCCGCCTCTAGCCGCCGCCGCTCCGCCTCCGACGAAGCCAGCCGCCAGCCACCCGCGAAGCCCTAGCCACCGCAACCGAGCCCCTAGCCGCCGCCTCCTTGATTCGGTTTCGTGCAAGCAACTGAGATCTGAACCATAAGGTAAGACTGTGATCTCTAGCTATAAGTCATTGGGAATGACATATCCTAAACCCATCTCTCTCTTGTGTGAATCCTACTCTTAAACCAGATCTCGAGAAGTGACCGATTCCCCAATTTAGATCCAGATCTACTACTGCAAAAAGCTAAGGTGAGGACTTGGTTTTGAACTTGCCTCATGTTGAGTAACCAATGGGACTTAGTCTTTTGTTAATCAGATCTAGGACTTGTGTGTATGTGTGATGTGATATGTGATTGACCTTCTTGTTTAAATGATAGTATGTGTGAAGTGATGAAGTCATAGGCATGTTAGGGTGGTCAAGAAAGTGATGATAAGATGTTGAGACGTGATGTGAATGATAAGTGAATGATGTTAAGGATAAGTATGAGTTAAGGGATCATATAGAGTCTAGAGGGAGTACGTGGGGTAGTAGTTCTACGCTAGGCATCCATAGGACCTGTGGtggaatccacaagaatatggaggCACCCATAGGAGCTGTGGtggaatccacaagaatatggaggCACCCATAGGAGTAGAAGTCTAGCGAGAGCTACCCACggagaaagagaagatgagCCAACCGCGAGAGGCGGGATATAAAAATGTGCATTGTAGAGTCTTTAGCTCATGGTCGGGCATTTGGGTTTTTGTACAATAGATCTTATTAGCTCATGACTTGTGATTGCTTGCTCTTCCTGAGTTGAGATCGTGGGTTCCTGGAACCTGTCCTCACTGAGTATTCCGTACTCACCCCTCTTCTTACAGGTATGGTCGAGAGGGAGCGGTAGTAGATGTTCGTATGGTGCAAGTGTTTTCTCGAAGCTTTTTTTTATGactcttttcttttaaacaTTTTCCTTAAGTTTTCATTTGACATTCAGTCTTTAGTTGAGTTCGGATTTATGTAAGACTATTTGAATTTTAATAAGAGTTTTGGACGAAAAGAATTAGGTTATGGTATTTGATGAGGATCATCGGGCCAGGCCGTTACAAATACTTTTACAAGAGTCAATATTGAGGGATTTCGGCATCATAGTGTAAGAAGGATTCATACCTTCATGGACTATGCGGAGAATATGATGTTTATGTAATTGTCTGTTCATGGCTTTCCACATATGACTTGtgactctctcttttttttttatctttgatttcAATAAATGTAATTTACTGTGCATTCggtttttagtttaaatatcagATTGCCAATTATACGTTCTCGATTTCAACTCTTATAATTGGCTACTATTTGTTTATAGAAGTGTAATTGTTTGTATTCAATGACCAAGCGAAAGCATAAAAAAGGTACGGGAAGTGGAAGCAGACTCCAGATACAGAGGATTAGTTTAAGTCATCAACCTTCCTTCCTTGTCTTCACAGATGACTTTTCATGTCTTCATGTATAGaccagagattttttttttaatggctTTTAACACTACTCTGACTTAAACGATCTTATGAAATTCAATTCATATACCAGTGTAGTCTGGACAAAAACACACTCCAAACTGTCCCCCAAAACAGAGTATATCATACTATATATTACCAGCCAAAACACACATTTTGAATCCAACTTACAAAATACTATATAGTTGAGATTAATGCAAAATTCTCTCATCATGAACAACTATAGTTACAAGAGatcaaacaaacaacaacatgATAATAAATACCTGTTTTAAATGTGTCGCAAGTAAAATCAACCCCTAGAACTGATCTTCTGCAGAACTCCATCAATAGCGATATCAAcagcatctttcttattcatcAACCCCATCGAAGCACCATGTCTTCTATACATAACTCTAGGCATCATCTCAATCACTCTCTCCCTCATCCTCGCCACTTCCTCTTTCGGTATACTCATCAACACATCCGCGATCCTCACCCCCCTGAACACAACATCTTCCTTCGCAATCGTCACCGAGAACTCCGAGAACTCTTCCTCCGGCAAATGCCACCCGTACTGCATTTTCGCCGTCTGGTCTTCGAAGAACACCGGGATGCAGCCGGCGATGATCCCGTCGAACGTCGCCTTGCGAGTCGGAGTGTCTCCCGGCGGCTGCAAGCAGAAGGAAGACTGCAACATCGGTCTCATGAACCGAATCGGGTCGTGCTCGCAGATCCCGTTAGAGCAGTCCACGAAGTCGCAAGTCTTGATCTTTTCCGACGAGGTCTCCGGTTCCGTTTCGGTCACGTTGGTACATTCTAGCCGGATGCTCCGGCGGATATTCGGGGTGGAGGAGGTTCCTCCCCCGCCTGCGAATAGCATGAGGGACGTTCTCCGCGAACGACGCACTCTCCGGATCCAAGACTCTAAAAACGGCAAGCTGTGCGGGTGAAACGACGTCGGGTAAGGAACCGCTTGCTCTTGCCACGGCCAGAAACGCGATTCGAGAGTTAACGCCGTTAAGTTGAAAAACTCGGGCCGTTCGAGGAAGGAAGTTCCCCAGATCGGAGGGTCAACGGTCAACGGCTGGGAGAAGTCCCAAGCGGGCCGGGCCATGACGAGGAAATGGTCGTGGCCCGAGCGGCGAGACCAGATCTCGGGGGAGTCCTGCGTCAGGAACGAGAGAAGATCCGACCCGTGATCCGCGCTGGAGTTCACGTCGGATCCGTAGAGGTAGCGGAGAGAGTCGATGCCGGCGTAGTAAGGGAGGTAGACGGCGGAGGCGAGATTCGGGTCGGGCGTGAGACACGGGTACTCGAGGATCCGACGGTGGAAAATGAGTTCGAGGAGAAGCGGGTCGGTTCGGTACCAGCTTCGGGTGCGGGTATGGGTCTTCGGGCCGAGGCCGTGGTTGGCTAAGTAAGGGCAGAGATCGTCGGTGTGTGGGTAGTGGTTGCAAGTTGAGAGAAGATCGAGATTGAA contains these protein-coding regions:
- the LOC125579790 gene encoding uncharacterized protein LOC125579790: MPPKNVRVARPVAAIQRATRRVTRYRDAYGVQLPNGEAASGAGDNPIPPGVGQNPPPPPPPPAAPAVVHAPGPNYWDMLRHMKSMQTEFFNGKADAIVADNWRCQLERNFASVRCPPKFRRDLAAHYLKDDALVWWDEVVERAHGIRLTWDDFLEAFNGKYFPLEAMDAKESKFQDIRQGTRNVRDYGDEFNRLRRFAGHYMSDHDLIRWFLKGMRVELRNSCNVRDYRDVHELIEKAAEQESGLEEERRQN
- the LOC106441716 gene encoding probable xyloglucan galactosyltransferase GT19 — protein: MASTSTVTTLTIFFFFFFIELTVSQQISTVDSECTGRWIHIRTLPSRFNLDLLSTCNHYPHTDDLCPYLANHGLGPKTHTRTRSWYRTDPLLLELIFHRRILEYPCLTPDPNLASAVYLPYYAGIDSLRYLYGSDVNSSADHGSDLLSFLTQDSPEIWSRRSGHDHFLVMARPAWDFSQPLTVDPPIWGTSFLERPEFFNLTALTLESRFWPWQEQAVPYPTSFHPHSLPFLESWIRRVRRSRRTSLMLFAGGGGTSSTPNIRRSIRLECTNVTETEPETSSEKIKTCDFVDCSNGICEHDPIRFMRPMLQSSFCLQPPGDTPTRKATFDGIIAGCIPVFFEDQTAKMQYGWHLPEEEFSEFSVTIAKEDVVFRGVRIADVLMSIPKEEVARMRERVIEMMPRVMYRRHGASMGLMNKKDAVDIAIDGVLQKISSRG
- the LOC106437615 gene encoding probable lipid phosphate phosphatase beta, encoding MSPSTAANFVGSILAVDAAVSSAIHTAAKPFLPPFILLLLEISADFRFSFPVSLSLLLSPPLRPFLIPFLLGLLLDLIFVGIVKMIFRRARPAYNHPSMSAAVSADHYSFPSGHASRVFFVAASVHFFTYSSPMVSPSYSFLDGWVRDRGDGAVKGEVVVGVWIWATVTAVSRILLGRHYVLDVAAGACLGVLEALFALRFLRFDQIFGWW